The following proteins are co-located in the Nocardia sp. XZ_19_385 genome:
- a CDS encoding helix-turn-helix domain-containing protein, with product MSGGRLTQSERRQIAQGLADNLPYAAIARRLDRPTSTITREVMRNGGPTDYRADQAQRATERRAHRRAQPAPRGQESLVTGNGRDAEAVRHYEETFTTLLMHQGMSRSMARVLTCLFTADAGSLTASEVVQRLQISPPSVSKAIKALEIQGLVRRESDERRRVRYIVDDNVWYQATVDSARGMAQVAEITRQGVDVFGRGTPTATRLENMARFSDFISETILQAAARGREVLYTKPETSSENSRLIS from the coding sequence GGCGATCGCCCGACGCCTGGACCGTCCGACCTCGACGATCACGCGGGAAGTGATGCGCAACGGCGGGCCCACGGACTACCGCGCCGACCAGGCCCAACGCGCCACCGAACGCCGCGCCCACCGTCGCGCGCAGCCTGCGCCGCGAGGGCAGGAATCGCTAGTGACGGGCAACGGGCGCGACGCCGAGGCGGTACGCCACTACGAGGAAACCTTCACCACCCTGCTCATGCACCAGGGCATGTCCAGATCGATGGCTCGGGTGCTGACCTGCCTTTTCACCGCCGACGCGGGCAGCCTCACCGCCTCCGAAGTTGTCCAGCGCCTGCAAATCAGCCCGCCGTCGGTCTCCAAGGCAATCAAAGCTCTCGAAATCCAGGGACTGGTCCGCCGGGAATCCGACGAGCGCCGGCGCGTGCGCTACATCGTCGACGACAACGTCTGGTACCAGGCGACGGTCGACAGCGCCCGCGGCATGGCCCAGGTCGCCGAGATCACCCGGCAGGGCGTCGACGTCTTCGGCCGCGGCACCCCGACCGCGACCCGCCTGGAGAACATGGCCCGCTTCAGCGACTTCATCAGCGAGACCATCCTCCAGGCCGCGGCACGGGGCCGCGAGGTTCTCTACACAAAACCCGAAACAAGCTCGGAGAACTCACGTCTGATCTCATAA